A region from the Paludicola sp. MB14-C6 genome encodes:
- a CDS encoding HAD family hydrolase, with translation MIKAVIFDLDGTLVNTLNSIAYFANAALHKYGCPKIEVEKYRYLVGRGADILVKGMLETVNSYREDLFYQVRDYYNETYDNDYMYLASPYDGIHELISWLKENHIKTAVLSNKPHETTVKIVEELFGKQIDICYGKREGVPRKPDPTALLEVIKELEVDKKDCIYVGDTSTDMKTGKNGQLFTVGVTWGFRDRNELEEYHADLIIDHPNQLKDWIQTKTPLVQN, from the coding sequence ATGATTAAAGCGGTTATTTTTGATTTAGATGGTACATTGGTAAATACATTAAACTCTATTGCATATTTTGCGAATGCGGCATTACATAAATATGGTTGTCCTAAAATTGAGGTGGAAAAGTATCGCTATTTAGTAGGACGTGGCGCAGATATATTAGTAAAAGGAATGTTAGAGACGGTAAATTCTTATCGTGAAGATCTCTTCTATCAAGTGAGGGATTATTATAATGAAACTTATGATAATGATTATATGTATTTGGCTTCGCCATATGACGGCATACACGAGCTGATTTCGTGGCTGAAAGAGAATCACATAAAAACAGCAGTTCTTTCAAATAAACCACATGAAACAACAGTCAAGATTGTTGAGGAGTTGTTTGGCAAGCAAATAGATATTTGCTATGGGAAAAGAGAAGGTGTTCCAAGAAAACCGGATCCAACAGCATTACTAGAAGTAATCAAAGAGCTAGAAGTAGATAAGAAAGATTGCATCTATGTCGGGGATACCTCTACGGATATGAAGACAGGCAAAAACGGGCAGCTTTTTACCGTTGGTGTAACGTGGGGATTTCGTGATAGAAATGAATTAGAAGAGTATCATGCAGACTTAATTATTGACCATCCAAATCAACTAAAAGATTGGATACAAACCAAAACACCACTGGTACAAAACTAG
- a CDS encoding response regulator transcription factor, which translates to MQQPSILIIEDDNDINHMLSELLSHNHYKVTSAYSGTEGLRFMKEQSFDLALLDLMLPGLSGEQVLFEIQKESNLPIIAVSAKDDKQTKISVLNKGADDYITKPFDNDELIARMEALLRRHYNSNSPIQTTLTYKDITLDKSSLEVLVGTTPILLTKHEFLILELLMSNPKKVFTKNNIFESVWNEPFIGEDNAVNVHISNIRQKLSKGNADASYIQTVWGIGFKMV; encoded by the coding sequence ATGCAGCAGCCATCTATCCTTATTATAGAAGACGATAACGACATCAACCATATGCTATCAGAATTACTTTCTCACAACCATTATAAAGTAACCTCAGCCTATTCCGGAACAGAAGGATTGCGTTTTATGAAAGAGCAATCCTTTGATTTAGCATTGCTTGATTTAATGTTGCCGGGACTTAGCGGAGAACAAGTTTTATTTGAAATTCAAAAAGAGTCTAACCTACCCATTATCGCTGTTTCTGCAAAAGACGATAAACAAACTAAAATATCCGTTTTAAATAAAGGTGCAGACGATTATATTACCAAACCATTTGACAACGATGAACTGATTGCCCGCATGGAAGCCTTACTTCGTCGCCACTACAACTCCAACTCTCCTATTCAAACAACCCTCACCTATAAGGATATTACTCTTGATAAATCTTCACTTGAAGTATTAGTAGGAACAACCCCTATTTTATTAACCAAACATGAATTCTTAATCTTGGAACTTTTGATGAGTAATCCAAAAAAAGTATTTACAAAAAACAATATTTTTGAATCTGTTTGGAATGAGCCATTTATCGGAGAGGACAATGCTGTTAATGTTCATATCAGTAATATTCGCCAAAAATTAAGCAAAGGCAATGCGGATGCCTCTTATATTCAAACAGTTTGGGGAATCGGGTTTAAAATGGTATAA
- a CDS encoding ABC transporter ATP-binding protein, translating into MEYILKTNGLTKSYVGRPVVNNVNMHVRKGDIYGFIGKNGAGKTTLIRMVSGLAAPTKGNMELFESKELTKKRAQIGTIIEAPSLYPNMSARENLEYYRMLYGIPSKKRVDEVLTIVSLNNTGKKKARNFSLGMRQRLGVAIALLSSPDFLILDEPINGLDPTGVKDMRDLILRLNKEHNITILISSHILGELSKIATCYGIINNGFLVDEFTAVELSVRCKRCIKMQVDDVKKASTLVESHFQTTNFDILPDNTLRLFDHLDQTGAINKLLVSNDVTVSELRISGQDLEGYFLELMGGLN; encoded by the coding sequence ATGGAGTATATTTTAAAAACCAATGGGCTTACAAAAAGCTATGTTGGCAGACCTGTTGTAAACAATGTAAATATGCATGTTCGCAAAGGTGATATTTATGGTTTCATCGGGAAAAACGGCGCAGGAAAAACAACGTTAATTCGAATGGTTTCGGGTTTAGCTGCTCCTACTAAAGGAAATATGGAGCTTTTTGAAAGCAAAGAGCTTACTAAAAAAAGAGCCCAAATCGGAACGATTATTGAAGCTCCTTCCCTTTATCCCAATATGTCTGCAAGAGAAAATTTAGAGTATTATCGTATGCTATACGGTATTCCTTCTAAAAAAAGAGTGGATGAAGTATTAACAATTGTTTCTCTAAACAATACCGGCAAGAAAAAAGCACGCAACTTCTCTTTAGGAATGCGTCAACGTCTTGGTGTTGCGATTGCGCTGCTAAGCAGTCCTGATTTTTTAATTTTAGACGAACCAATAAACGGACTCGATCCTACCGGTGTAAAAGATATGCGAGATTTAATTCTTCGTCTTAACAAAGAACATAATATCACTATTTTAATCTCTAGCCATATCTTAGGCGAGCTATCTAAAATTGCGACCTGTTACGGAATCATCAACAATGGTTTTTTAGTAGATGAATTTACAGCAGTTGAACTTTCTGTTCGCTGCAAGCGTTGCATTAAAATGCAAGTAGATGATGTCAAAAAGGCATCTACTTTAGTGGAATCCCATTTTCAAACAACAAACTTTGATATTCTGCCGGACAATACCCTTCGCCTCTTTGACCATTTAGATCAGACAGGTGCAATCAATAAGCTGCTTGTTTCAAACGATGTCACCGTTAGCGAACTTCGTATTTCCGGTCAGGATTTAGAGGGTTATTTCTTAGAACTAATGGGAGGACTCAATTAG
- a CDS encoding acyltransferase translates to MIKTKQDTSKTERQLQNTQSRIAYFDGLRVLSMIGVIFMHVAAGPLRQGMGVTWHFLNVFVCFFFIAVPIFFMISGTVLLNSQNTYSVKYTLKNRMPKLVIPLLIWSVIAVLPAYLNPEALQNGFNIIGYLKSLAVIPSQNIVVHLWFMYFLIPLYLISPFLKILVDHMSDNAIRYLLLIWFLIMAMNTAVAFVPEHYRQYSEIDFLSKLNFLDGYLGYFILGFYLNRTKRIFSNKILILVGTIDLLVIIIGTFVRSKMLGEFSQAFQSTTMLYIAVLSIVIFLLFKQNYKVRKANWIISYVASLSFGVYLMHNILISTFSHFNITSYFINDTIPGVIGNSLLIVTVFIVCMIVITTLATIKPLCYIFTGVKYDVACKTCNWIFLLRKLKLIKN, encoded by the coding sequence ATGATTAAAACAAAACAAGATACTAGCAAAACGGAAAGACAACTCCAAAATACACAATCACGTATTGCCTATTTTGATGGGCTGCGCGTTTTATCTATGATAGGCGTAATCTTTATGCATGTAGCAGCAGGGCCGCTTCGGCAAGGTATGGGTGTTACTTGGCATTTTTTAAACGTTTTCGTTTGTTTCTTTTTTATTGCAGTCCCGATTTTTTTTATGATATCCGGCACTGTTTTGCTAAATAGCCAAAACACATACTCTGTCAAATATACGCTAAAAAACCGAATGCCTAAATTAGTTATTCCTTTATTGATATGGTCGGTGATTGCTGTTCTTCCTGCTTATTTGAATCCAGAAGCACTTCAAAACGGATTCAATATCATTGGTTATCTAAAATCACTTGCAGTAATTCCTTCACAAAATATTGTAGTACATTTATGGTTTATGTATTTTTTAATTCCGCTATATTTGATTTCCCCTTTTCTAAAAATTCTAGTAGATCATATGAGCGATAATGCAATACGATATCTGCTATTGATATGGTTTTTGATTATGGCAATGAATACTGCTGTTGCATTCGTTCCCGAACATTATCGTCAATATTCCGAAATTGATTTTTTATCAAAACTTAATTTTTTAGATGGGTATTTGGGATATTTTATTCTTGGATTTTACTTAAACCGAACAAAAAGAATATTTTCAAATAAAATTCTTATTCTCGTTGGAACAATTGATTTACTCGTAATCATTATTGGCACATTTGTTCGCAGTAAAATGCTCGGTGAGTTTAGCCAAGCATTTCAAAGTACAACAATGTTATATATCGCTGTATTATCTATTGTCATTTTCTTATTATTCAAACAGAATTATAAAGTTAGAAAAGCAAACTGGATTATTTCCTATGTAGCATCCCTTTCATTTGGAGTCTATTTAATGCACAACATTTTAATTTCAACTTTTTCTCATTTTAATATTACCTCATACTTTATAAACGATACTATCCCTGGAGTTATTGGTAATTCACTATTAATTGTTACCGTTTTCATTGTTTGCATGATTGTCATCACAACATTAGCAACCATTAAACCCTTATGTTACATTTTCACAGGTGTAAAGTATGACGTTGCCTGTAAAACTTGTAATTGGATTTTTTTATTACGCAAGTTAAAATTGATAAAAAATTAG
- a CDS encoding ABC transporter permease subunit, with amino-acid sequence MINLLRSELYKLFKSKSFYICCFICVIATIVVAFTYNFLQNNMSPEMLEQMNNAAISDKSSITSPNSLFTQKFNGQLFLSQSFTGNTLQIILAVFVSLFVSSEFTTGTIKNIVAKGFTRFNVYFAKLIIVWVASILMMLIIPLTAVSIGTILWGFGNAASDLTKNIVVFFGLQILLCLALSSLFVTISVVVRSNGASIAINVCIIAFSSILTALLDAILPEGKTISQYWIQNNIIDVSSFGLTAKQITRSLIISSSYLLICVLGGFFIFQKKDIK; translated from the coding sequence ATGATTAACTTACTTCGTTCTGAACTCTATAAGCTTTTCAAAAGCAAATCTTTTTATATCTGCTGTTTTATTTGTGTAATTGCCACCATTGTTGTTGCATTCACCTATAACTTTTTGCAAAACAATATGTCCCCTGAAATGCTTGAACAAATGAACAATGCGGCAATATCAGATAAATCTTCTATAACTTCTCCAAATAGTCTTTTTACCCAAAAATTCAACGGGCAGCTTTTTTTAAGCCAGTCGTTTACGGGAAACACCCTACAAATTATTTTAGCCGTTTTTGTATCGCTATTCGTTTCTTCCGAATTTACAACAGGTACAATAAAAAATATTGTAGCCAAAGGCTTTACTCGTTTCAATGTGTATTTTGCAAAGCTCATTATTGTTTGGGTAGCAAGCATTTTGATGATGCTAATTATACCCTTAACCGCTGTTTCCATTGGAACAATTCTTTGGGGATTTGGAAATGCCGCTTCTGATCTAACAAAAAATATCGTTGTCTTTTTTGGATTACAAATACTTTTATGCTTAGCATTATCATCTTTATTTGTTACAATTTCTGTAGTGGTACGCAGTAATGGTGCAAGTATCGCTATCAATGTATGCATTATTGCTTTCTCAAGCATTCTTACCGCATTATTAGATGCAATTCTTCCGGAAGGAAAAACGATTTCACAATATTGGATTCAAAATAATATTATTGATGTATCTTCCTTTGGCCTTACTGCAAAACAAATTACACGCAGTTTAATCATTTCATCTTCCTACTTGCTTATTTGTGTATTAGGCGGATTTTTCATATTCCAAAAGAAAGACATTAAATAG
- a CDS encoding sensor histidine kinase: MNWYWWVICILSIALFALVLYILLYQRQMKRLIQQMHFIINKDTNKLLTTDIHLFNIDSLANEINLIIGKYKHAYRKAERSNRNFKEIITNISHDLRTPLTSAIGYMQMIESNHLSEEKKEEYLHLINQRITTVRTMLEQLFELARIESDELTLQESTVNVNNVLRDTITLFYDDFLQKQITPDITIPDHSFNILADADALKRVFQNIINNALAHGEYDFTLTSALSGQTCNIVFTNHTKMLSHIDIPLIFERFYTADQSRSRKTTGLGLSISKRLVERMHGSIDAEYHDEIFSITVSFPIVNS; the protein is encoded by the coding sequence ATGAATTGGTATTGGTGGGTTATTTGTATCCTTAGTATTGCCTTATTCGCTCTTGTGCTCTATATTCTGTTATATCAACGTCAAATGAAAAGGCTGATTCAGCAAATGCACTTTATTATCAACAAAGACACTAATAAATTGTTGACAACTGATATACACCTTTTTAACATTGACTCTCTTGCTAATGAAATCAACTTAATTATTGGGAAATACAAACACGCTTACCGAAAAGCTGAACGCTCAAATCGAAACTTTAAAGAAATTATCACAAATATCTCTCATGACTTACGAACGCCCTTAACCTCCGCTATTGGATATATGCAAATGATTGAATCCAATCATCTATCTGAAGAAAAAAAGGAAGAATATCTTCACCTCATTAATCAGCGTATTACAACAGTTCGTACCATGTTGGAGCAATTATTTGAGCTTGCACGAATTGAATCGGATGAATTGACTTTACAAGAAAGCACCGTTAATGTAAATAATGTTCTACGAGACACGATTACCCTATTCTATGATGATTTTTTACAAAAACAAATAACTCCCGATATTACAATCCCCGATCATTCATTTAACATTCTTGCTGACGCTGATGCACTCAAACGAGTTTTCCAAAACATTATTAACAACGCATTGGCACATGGGGAATACGATTTTACGTTAACCTCTGCTCTATCAGGGCAAACTTGTAACATTGTTTTTACCAATCACACCAAAATGCTCAGCCATATTGATATTCCTTTGATATTTGAACGGTTTTATACCGCCGATCAATCACGCTCTCGGAAAACAACAGGTCTTGGTCTCTCTATTTCAAAGCGATTAGTAGAGCGTATGCATGGCTCGATTGATGCCGAATATCATGACGAAATATTTTCTATTACTGTTTCATTTCCTATTGTTAATTCTTAA
- a CDS encoding ABC transporter ATP-binding protein — MLTINHFSKTYKGGKKAVDDLSLTIHAGDIFGFIGHNGAGKTTTIKAVAGIMDFEQGDIFINNISIKKDPIACKAITSYIPDNPDLYEHLTGIQYLNFIGDIFHIEQSERKTLIQAYGNRFEITQNLGDLISSYSHGMKQKLALISAFIHKPKLLVFDEPFVGLDPKAAHEVKEIMHEFCNNGSAIFFSTHVLDVAEKLCNRIAIIKDGKLIVTGNTDEVKGNQSLENLFLELIDHD; from the coding sequence ATGCTTACTATTAACCATTTTAGCAAAACCTATAAAGGCGGCAAAAAGGCAGTTGACGACCTCTCCCTAACGATACATGCCGGAGATATCTTTGGATTTATCGGCCATAATGGTGCAGGCAAGACCACAACAATTAAAGCCGTTGCCGGAATTATGGATTTTGAACAAGGCGATATTTTTATTAACAATATCTCAATTAAAAAAGATCCCATCGCTTGCAAAGCTATCACTTCCTATATACCGGATAATCCCGATTTATATGAACACTTAACCGGTATTCAATATCTCAATTTCATTGGCGATATCTTTCACATAGAGCAAAGCGAAAGAAAAACGCTCATACAAGCTTATGGAAATCGTTTTGAAATTACTCAAAACCTTGGCGACTTAATCTCTTCGTATTCTCACGGAATGAAGCAAAAACTTGCTTTAATCTCTGCTTTTATTCATAAACCTAAACTTCTTGTTTTTGATGAGCCTTTTGTGGGTCTTGATCCCAAAGCAGCCCACGAAGTAAAAGAAATCATGCATGAATTTTGCAATAACGGAAGTGCAATTTTCTTCTCCACTCACGTTTTAGATGTCGCAGAAAAGCTTTGTAACCGTATTGCAATCATCAAAGACGGAAAGCTTATTGTTACGGGTAATACGGATGAAGTAAAAGGAAATCAATCTTTGGAAAACTTATTCTTGGAGTTGATTGACCATGACTAA
- a CDS encoding ATP-binding cassette domain-containing protein has translation MELLLNGIEKSFGQKQVLKGAGFCFEKGKIYGLLGRNGAGKTTLFNCLSGEIQMDQGEVVIRTQEGMKPMGEKDIGYVFSTPILPEFLTGYEFLKFYIDINKDVVDQEKTIDDYFDLVRIEKEDRNRLIKGYSHGMKNKMQMLCFIIAKPPVILLDEPLTSFDVVVALEMKQLLRNMKQDHIIIFSTHILQLATDLCDDIVVMNNGKLEAVDSSMLKSPEFEQQIIDLLKDEGHD, from the coding sequence ATGGAATTACTTTTAAATGGTATCGAAAAAAGCTTTGGACAAAAACAAGTTTTAAAAGGTGCTGGTTTTTGTTTTGAAAAAGGAAAAATTTATGGATTGCTTGGTCGAAATGGAGCCGGTAAAACAACATTATTTAATTGTTTGAGCGGCGAAATACAAATGGACCAAGGAGAGGTGGTAATCAGAACTCAAGAAGGAATGAAACCAATGGGAGAAAAGGACATAGGTTATGTTTTTTCTACTCCGATTTTGCCTGAGTTTTTAACGGGATATGAGTTCTTAAAGTTTTATATTGATATTAACAAAGATGTAGTAGATCAAGAAAAAACAATTGATGATTATTTTGATTTAGTACGAATTGAAAAAGAAGACCGCAATCGACTCATAAAAGGGTACTCTCATGGTATGAAAAATAAAATGCAAATGCTTTGTTTTATTATTGCAAAACCCCCTGTTATTTTATTAGATGAACCATTGACTTCGTTTGATGTTGTTGTTGCTTTAGAAATGAAGCAATTACTTCGCAATATGAAGCAAGACCATATTATTATTTTTTCTACCCATATTCTTCAGTTGGCAACAGATCTTTGTGATGATATTGTTGTAATGAATAACGGTAAGCTTGAAGCAGTGGATAGCAGTATGTTGAAGAGCCCTGAGTTCGAACAACAAATTATTGATTTGTTAAAGGATGAGGGACATGATTAA
- a CDS encoding CDP-alcohol phosphatidyltransferase family protein: MKVTKKEALNIPNILCYIRILLIPFFCYYLITADSDNLYRYAIGAGLIVLSGITDLFDGLIARRCNMITDLGKAIDPIADKLTQFSIAVCLTIKIPYMIYLVLIVFVKEIAMGILCLILLKQNKKLDGAMWFGKVATAVYYAAMFLIIVLTILDANPVWNVVLISIASVFMLFSFGMYLPVFYRLYKK; this comes from the coding sequence GTGAAAGTTACAAAAAAAGAAGCCCTAAATATTCCGAATATTTTATGTTATATTCGAATTTTGTTAATACCATTTTTCTGTTATTACCTAATTACTGCAGATTCTGATAATTTATATAGATATGCTATTGGTGCTGGCTTGATTGTATTATCCGGAATTACCGATTTATTCGATGGTTTAATTGCAAGAAGATGTAATATGATTACCGATCTTGGGAAAGCCATTGATCCAATTGCGGATAAGCTAACTCAATTTTCCATAGCTGTTTGTTTAACAATTAAAATTCCATATATGATTTATCTTGTTTTAATTGTTTTTGTAAAAGAAATTGCTATGGGTATTCTTTGCTTAATCTTATTAAAACAGAACAAAAAGCTAGATGGTGCAATGTGGTTTGGTAAAGTTGCAACTGCTGTTTATTATGCAGCGATGTTTTTAATCATTGTATTAACCATCTTAGACGCTAACCCTGTTTGGAATGTGGTTTTAATTTCAATTGCTTCTGTATTTATGTTGTTTTCCTTTGGTATGTATCTTCCGGTTTTTTATCGACTTTATAAAAAATAA
- a CDS encoding ATP-binding protein yields MKKKIYSSIFLTGFATTILASVLMVYAFYGFFSNQAKAEVKTACEIVKDSIDVFGNNDSYLPAIKNAAKFMRFTLIDKNGKVVFDSQINASNMPNHKEREEFVEARAKGVGEDLRKSETIGKQTYYYAFQLFDGNILRGARDINNIMSVFVNLIPIIGGITALLIIISFWVSNYLTKKLIKPVSEVTKYIANHEQIETPIETYDELAPLFNKMKAQQLKINEQMQTLRQERDTIQTITENMQEGLIVIDTNFKILSVNKSAIQLVSGRNEFSYQGKNMISLISDKALTEKIKSVVQNGNSQKDIISNQNRKCRVYMSAVRVKEQITGAIIIIVDITDIYRAEEIRKEFSANVSHELKTPLTSISGFAEIMESDIVKPEDMKYFAGKIQKEVDRLIQLVEDIIRLTEIEENPQTEMKEVSLKSICEEVKSSLTYAAEKRQVTLQILAQECTILASPYMINELIYNLVDNAIKYNKNGGNVTIEVVEKPDKINLSVSDTGIGIAKEHIPRLFERFYRVDKSRSKQSGGTGLGLSIVKHIANFHQATIAVESVVSKGTTITISFLKQ; encoded by the coding sequence ATGAAGAAAAAAATTTATAGCAGTATTTTTTTAACCGGATTTGCAACAACTATTTTGGCTTCTGTGCTGATGGTTTATGCATTTTACGGTTTTTTTTCTAACCAAGCAAAAGCAGAAGTAAAAACCGCTTGTGAAATTGTTAAAGATAGTATTGATGTATTTGGTAATAACGACAGCTATCTTCCTGCCATAAAAAATGCCGCAAAGTTTATGCGATTTACGTTAATTGATAAAAACGGAAAAGTTGTTTTTGACTCACAAATAAATGCCTCAAATATGCCTAATCATAAGGAGCGAGAAGAATTTGTTGAGGCCAGAGCAAAGGGCGTTGGCGAGGATTTAAGAAAAAGCGAAACAATAGGAAAACAAACTTATTATTATGCGTTTCAACTTTTTGATGGAAATATTTTAAGAGGTGCAAGAGACATTAACAATATCATGAGTGTTTTTGTTAACCTCATTCCTATTATTGGTGGAATAACGGCATTATTGATTATCATTTCTTTTTGGGTATCGAATTATTTGACCAAAAAGCTGATTAAACCGGTTTCTGAAGTAACAAAATATATAGCGAATCATGAGCAAATCGAAACTCCAATAGAAACATACGATGAACTGGCTCCACTTTTCAACAAAATGAAAGCCCAACAGTTGAAAATTAACGAGCAAATGCAAACATTGCGTCAAGAGCGAGACACTATTCAGACGATTACGGAAAATATGCAAGAAGGACTTATTGTAATTGATACGAATTTTAAAATTCTCTCTGTGAATAAAAGTGCAATACAATTAGTAAGCGGAAGAAATGAGTTTTCTTATCAAGGGAAAAATATGATATCGCTCATTTCGGATAAAGCATTAACCGAAAAAATAAAAAGTGTTGTCCAAAATGGGAATAGTCAAAAAGATATTATTAGTAATCAAAATCGAAAATGTCGAGTGTATATGAGTGCTGTAAGGGTAAAGGAACAAATTACCGGAGCCATTATAATTATCGTTGATATAACGGATATCTACAGGGCGGAAGAAATTCGAAAAGAATTTTCAGCAAATGTATCGCATGAACTAAAAACGCCGTTAACTTCGATATCTGGATTTGCAGAAATTATGGAAAGTGATATTGTGAAGCCCGAAGATATGAAATATTTTGCCGGGAAAATTCAAAAAGAAGTAGATAGACTGATTCAATTAGTAGAGGATATTATTCGGTTAACAGAAATTGAAGAAAATCCGCAAACGGAAATGAAAGAAGTTTCATTAAAAAGTATTTGTGAAGAAGTAAAAAGCTCCTTAACATATGCTGCTGAAAAAAGACAAGTTACATTGCAGATATTGGCACAGGAATGTACAATTTTAGCAAGCCCATATATGATAAATGAGTTAATTTATAATTTAGTAGATAATGCAATTAAATATAATAAAAACGGCGGGAACGTAACAATCGAGGTTGTAGAGAAACCTGATAAAATCAATTTATCGGTTTCGGATACAGGAATAGGGATAGCCAAAGAGCACATTCCAAGATTGTTTGAACGTTTTTATAGAGTAGATAAAAGTAGATCCAAACAAAGCGGAGGAACAGGACTAGGGTTATCAATTGTGAAACATATTGCAAATTTTCACCAAGCCACAATAGCCGTAGAAAGTGTGGTTTCAAAAGGGACAACCATAACAATATCGTTTCTAAAGCAATAA
- a CDS encoding response regulator transcription factor, with the protein MSKIYLVEDDESIRELVLYALQNSGHEAIGFEDAEPFFKVIKQNLPDLILLDIMLPTKDGIHILKELKNSCYCDIPVIMLTAKGSEFDKVKALDLGADDYMVKPFGVMEMLSRVNAVLRRMGVKKEIQEVIKTRDITIYPKKRVVFSNNQECNLTYKEYELLIYLIKNSNIVMTREKIMDAVWGFDYEGESRTVDMHIKTLRQKLGTEGSLIKTVRNVGYTIMTGE; encoded by the coding sequence ATGTCAAAAATATATTTAGTCGAAGATGATGAAAGCATTCGTGAACTGGTTTTATATGCATTACAAAATTCAGGTCATGAAGCAATTGGTTTTGAAGATGCAGAGCCATTTTTTAAAGTAATCAAGCAAAACCTTCCCGATTTAATATTGTTAGATATTATGCTTCCAACAAAAGATGGTATTCATATTTTAAAAGAGTTGAAGAACTCTTGTTATTGCGATATTCCCGTTATTATGTTGACTGCGAAAGGCTCTGAATTTGATAAAGTTAAGGCTCTCGATCTTGGTGCAGATGACTATATGGTAAAACCATTTGGGGTTATGGAAATGCTATCAAGAGTCAATGCAGTATTAAGAAGGATGGGAGTAAAAAAAGAAATACAAGAAGTAATAAAAACAAGAGATATTACAATATATCCAAAGAAAAGGGTAGTCTTCTCAAATAATCAAGAATGTAACCTAACGTATAAGGAGTATGAGCTGTTAATATACCTTATTAAAAATAGCAATATTGTTATGACAAGAGAAAAAATTATGGATGCTGTTTGGGGCTTTGATTATGAAGGGGAAAGCCGTACTGTGGATATGCATATTAAGACCTTGCGGCAGAAGCTAGGAACTGAGGGCAGCTTAATTAAAACCGTTCGAAATGTTGGCTATACCATAATGACAGGAGAATAG
- the phoU gene encoding phosphate signaling complex protein PhoU encodes MRSRFDMELEQLNTELIEMGNMVESAINAAANGIIQQNPAIANEAYEIEREIDRQEREIENHCMKLLLLNQPVASDLRLISTALKMITDMERIGDQAADIAELCVHLSKQPFIKKLDHISQMAKATIKMVKDSVDAFIGRDLELAKSVIAADDEVDDLYNQVKHDLLGLIQEDTHNGEQAVDLLSIAKYLERIGDHATNIAEWVMFAITGRHVKEEHNS; translated from the coding sequence ATGCGAAGTAGATTTGATATGGAGTTGGAACAGCTTAATACAGAACTAATCGAAATGGGAAACATGGTTGAAAGTGCAATTAATGCGGCTGCTAATGGTATTATTCAGCAAAATCCAGCCATTGCAAATGAAGCATATGAAATTGAACGGGAAATTGACCGACAAGAACGTGAAATTGAAAATCACTGTATGAAATTGTTGCTTTTAAATCAACCTGTAGCGTCTGATTTGCGGTTAATTTCAACAGCATTAAAAATGATTACGGATATGGAGAGAATTGGTGATCAAGCCGCCGATATAGCGGAATTATGCGTACATTTGTCCAAACAACCTTTTATTAAAAAGCTTGATCATATTTCTCAAATGGCAAAAGCAACGATTAAGATGGTAAAAGACAGTGTTGATGCATTTATAGGCAGAGATTTAGAGCTTGCTAAATCAGTAATTGCTGCAGACGATGAAGTGGATGATTTATATAACCAAGTAAAGCATGATTTATTAGGCTTAATTCAAGAAGATACCCATAATGGTGAGCAAGCAGTAGATTTATTGTCAATCGCTAAATATTTGGAGCGAATCGGCGATCATGCAACGAATATTGCGGAATGGGTTATGTTTGCGATTACAGGTAGACATGTGAAGGAAGAACATAATAGTTAA